Genomic DNA from Phyllostomus discolor isolate MPI-MPIP mPhyDis1 chromosome 12, mPhyDis1.pri.v3, whole genome shotgun sequence:
AAACACGTGTGTATAAATAGTGTTTGGGAAACAAaactggctttttgttttgtaacaAAAACCAGTGTACATACTGGCCTGTGACCCGACTTTTCACTTAGATTCTGGTGAGCATTTATTCAGTGACTCAAGtcttgatatatatattttttttctttttaaagattttatttattcgtttttagaaagagggggaagggggggagaaggagagggagagaaacatcagtgtgtggttgcccctcaaatgccttgtactggggacctggcctgcaacccaggcacgtgccctgactgggaatcgaaccggcgaccctttggttctcaggccggcgctcagcccactgggccacgccagccggggcttaCCTTGATATTCTTCATCGCATCTTCTTGTGTGGGGAGAGGTTtgggagctgtgtgtgtgtgtggggggggtccccctgcccacctctccagctGACCTTGGGGGGCTGGGCTttcacccctctcccccagagCCCCTTCCTGGCCTGTCTGCGGGCCCACACACAGGTGGGAAGGCAGTTTGAGCCCGTGACTGAGGGGCTGActctctgccttttcctcccttgCCCCTCCCAGAGCCGGCGGCCCTCGTCCTCCCGCCGCAGCCCTGCCCGCCTCGGCCCCATGCCCCCGCCAGCCAGCCCCGGGCCGCAGGCAGTGTGTTGGCACGTGGGAGCCGAGGCCCTGTGACCAGGCCAAGGAGACGCGGGCTCCTCGGTCccggccccctctcccccccatGGAGCTGAGGCCCTGGTTGCTATGGGTGGTAGCAGCGGCAGGACTCTCGGTCCTGCTGGTGGCCGGTGCCCATGGCCAGGAGGTCTTCACCAACACCTGGGCTGTGCACATCTCCGGAGGCCCGGCTGTGGCGGACCGCCTGGCACGCAAGCATGGCTTCCTCAACCAGGGCCAGGTAGGTGCTCTTACCGCCTGCTGGCCTGGGCCGGGGCcgtaacgggggggggggggcgggcaggggtcCTGGCACTGGGGGCAGGAACGGTGGGGCTTGTGTTCTCTGGGGCGGTCAGGGGATGTGGGCAGTCGGCTTGGCCTGTCCTGGGGCCTCTCCATGCGTCACTCAGAGGACCAGTGCGACCCCGGAAGGGGCAGCCCCCCTCAGTTCCCCGCACCTTCCTGCTGCGTCCCGGGCGGGGGGGAGCAGGTGCCCACCAGCCCCTGCTGCTGCGTGCCTCCCCTGCAGCCTGCCGTCCGCCTGGGCCCCCCACTCCCTGGGGACTGACAGATGGACAGCCCAGCTCAGGCCTCCTGCCCTGTTACAGATCTTCGGTGACTATTACCACTTCTGGCATCGAGCTGTGACAAAGCGGTCCCTGTCGCCCCACCACCTGCGGCACAGCCGGCTACAGAGGGAGCCTCAGGTGAGCGCGCCCGGCCCCtccggccctcccctcccctctccccgcccctccccgcgctCAGGAGCGCCGCTCTGCtgctctcccccctccacccgcaccgtccccctgccccctcacagGTCCGGTGGCTGCAGCAGCAGGTGGCGAAACGGCGGACCAAACGGGACGTGTACCAGGAGCCCACGGACCCCAAGTTTCCCCAGCAGTGGTACCTGGTACGtcgcctccctgggccctgggcgcTCCTCGCCAGGTGCAGCCCTCCGTCCACCgaggggccccggggtgggggtgggggggcgaggcTGACTCTGAGGCCTCTTCTCAGTCCGCCTCTTGGTGTCTGCGGAGCGGTCCCTCCCTAGCCCGTCCCgctgagcctggggcaggggagggggtgcccGCCCACAGTTCTTCACGCGTCCCCGGGGCCCAGACCGCCAGGGGTGGCACGTCGGGAGCGGGCCGGGTGGAGAAGGAGGCTTGGGGGTGGTGCAGGGGCTCTCCCGGGCACCCTGGCCTCACACAGCCAGCCCCGTCTCCTAAGGGCCGGGTGCCGGGGTGGGTGTCCCGCAGTCTGGTGCTGCCCAACGGGACCTGAACGTGAaggaggcctgggcccagggctaCACCGGGCGGGGCATCGTGGTGTCCATCCTGGACGACGGCATCGAGAAGAACCACCCGGACCTGGCGGGCAATTACGTGAGCGGGCGTGGGGGGGCGGCTGGGGTGCCCTCAGAGGACGTCTAGGGGCCGGTCCCCTGCCACCAGCACAGCCGGGCTGCCCCTGACCACAGCCGCGTCCCTTCCAGGATCCCGGGGCCAGTTTCGATGTCAACGACCAGGACCCTGACCCGCAGCCTCGCTACACGCAGATGAACGACAACAGGTCAGAAGCCACggccccccgaccccacccccccgcccccacccccctctggctcctcccccGAGGCAGCAGGGAGGCTGAGCCTGGGGCAGGCTCGGGCTGTCCAAGAGGCTGGCGTCTGTGCTGCGGtcctgacccccccaccccccggggctcTGCGGGAGGGTTTGGCTGGAGCCGAGGTGGCCACGCACCGAGGGGAGTGTGTGGGAGGGGACTGGGCTCACACGTGGGACCGCAGGTCACGGGTGGAGGGGCTTCGTGACCCTCCGCTCCTGGGGCCGCACCTGCCGGGCCGCGCCCACCACTCACGCGCTCCTGGCTCTGCAGGCACGGGACCCGGTGTGCGGGCGAGGTGGCCGCCGTGGCCAACAACGGCGTCTGCGGCGTGGGCGTGGCCTACAACGCCCGCATCGGAGGTGGGTACGGGCCGGGGCCGCCGTCTGGAGGGGGGGCCCCTGGGGTGCGGCTTTGCTCCGTCCGCTCCTCCCCCGCCCACTGCCTGCCGCTGTCCCACTGCGGATCCTTTCAGCCTCACGGGCTGTTCCGTAGAAGGTTCTCAGTGACTTGACGCGCCGAACCGccagcccccggggccctgggctgggggagggggagtgttGCCTAGCGAGGGCCTCTCTGCACCCTCACCGCCCGCTCTGAGTCCCCATATGGCAGGCCTCCTCGGCCACCACGCTCCTCCGGGGGCCCAGAGCCGTGTGCTGGTCCCGAGTGCGTGGTCCAGCGCCGCCGTGTCCTGTTCGCCCTCCCCGGGTCTTGCCCGTGAGGCGACGACGAGGCAGGCCGGGGAGGTGGGGCTCTGGgcctcccagcacccagcccctcccctcctcccctgtgcATCCCCTGGGTGCAGGGCAAGGGGGGGCGGGGTGCCCCGGCAGCCGGGCCCACGCGGCACCCTTCACCCGCCCCCCTCCGTGGCCAGGGGTGCGCATGCTGGACGGCGAGGTGACGGACGCCGTGGAGGCTCGCTCCCTGGGCCTGAACCCCAACCACATCCACATCTACAGCGCCAGCTGGGGCCCCGAGGACGACGGCAAGACCGTGGACGGGCCGGCCCGCCTGGCCGAGGAGGCCTTCTTCCGGGGCGTCAGCCAGGTGGGGCGGGCGGCCGGCCAGGCGGGCAGGCACCCTCGTCCCCACGGCgttctccctcctgcctcctgctcctgTGTGTTCGCCCCCGCGTTCACTGCTCACTCTGCACAAGGCGTGTGCGCTGGAACGGCCGGGGGCTAGACgggcagagaaggagaaaagtgcatcagaatcacccgTAGTCCCGCCCTCTGGGGTCACCACACTGAACGTCCCCGTGGTGGTCCAGGCCTGTTTCTTGTGCCtggacagaccccccccccccccccacggggctgggggtggacagAGGGTCCGTGAGCACgaggccccagccctcccagtTCGCCGCAgcgcccgcccccccaccgtcAGGCCTCCCCAGAGACCCGTCCCCGTGTGACCCCCGGCCGCTCTGCCCGCAGGGCCGCGGGGGGCTGGGCTCCATCTTCGTCTGGGCCTCGGGCAACGGGGGCCGGGAGCACGACAGCTGCAACTGCGACGGCTACACCAACAGCATCTACACGCTGTCCATCAGCAGCGCCACGCAGCTCGGCAACGTGCCCTGGTACAGCGAGGCCTGCTCCTCCACGCTGGCCACGACCTACAGCAGCGGCAACCAGAACGAGAAGCAGATTGTGAGTcgttgtccccccacccccccgccccggggccaggggaggggggggcggggctgcctgcGGGCTCCGAGAAGCCCCATCTGCGCCCCACATGCCCGCAGCTGGGTGGCGCGGAAGCTGGGGGGCCCCCCCTCGAGGAGGGTGGGTCCTCCCTAAAACCAGACGTCGCTCTTAATGGCATCCACCCTCCAGCGCGGTCCTCTTGTTCCTCGGGAAACTAAGGCCCCTGGAGGGCTGGACGTTGGCCTGTCCCTGGCGAGGCCGCCCTGGGACCTGGGTGTCCCGGCCACGGCTGGCCACCTCGCCTGTGTGCTCAGGGCCCGTGGGCAGAGGGCGGGTGGCCAGGCGGCCTGTCGGGCCCCCTGCGCTCACCCCGGGCTCCGTGCCACGTCCCCCACAGGTGACCACGGACTTGCGGCAGAAGTGCACCGAGTCTCACACGGGCACCTCGGCCTCCGCGCCCCTGGCAGCCGGCATCATCGCTCTCACCCTGGAGGCCAAGTGAGTGGCGGGAgctggggccacccctgcccccaccggcgccccctgcagggcagCCGTAGGTCTGTGCGGAGAGACTGAGCCcaggctctccccctcccctctccctccctcgcaGTAAGAACCTCACCTGGCGAGACATGCAGCACCTGGTGGTGCAGACCTCAAAGCCAGCACACCTCAACGCTAACGACTGGTCCACCAACGGTGTGGGCCGGAAAGGTGAGGACCGGGCGGCCCCGGGGGCTGGGTCGGGGGTcgctggggagtgctgggtgccgaccctgcctcccctgcccccacagtgaGCCATTCCTACGGCTACGGGCTGCTGGACGCAGGCGCCATGGTGGCCCTGGCCCAGAACTGGACTACGGTGCCCCCCCAGCGGAAGTGCATCATCGACATCCTCACTGAGCCCAGGTGAGCGCCAGAGCCTGGCTGGGAGGGCGGGCGGGACCTGAGAGCGGCGGCAGGTGTCCTCGGGTCCCCATGGGCCGGGCTGACGGACCGCCGTCCTCACAGGGACATCGGGAAGCGGCTGGAGGTGCGGAGGACCGTGACTGCCTGCCTCGGGGAGGCCGGCCACATCACGAGGCTGGAGCACGTGCAGGCGCGCCTCACCCTGTCCTACAACCGCCGCGGCGACCTGGCCATCCACCTGGTCAGCCCCATGGGCACCCGCTCCACTCTGCTGGCCGCCAGGTGCCTGCCCGCTCCCCTGCGCAGCCCGCCCACTCCCCTGAGCCCACATGTGTGCATTCGGTCCTGCACCCAGTCAGCCCTGACGGGCGCCGACCACCCTCAGCCGGGCGCCACGGGCACTTTCCAAGGGGTGGCTTCGTCCCGTGGGGCTGTCCCGTGTTGCAGGaacccccggccccacccctcaCATGCCAAGGCCGTGTGCCTGCCATGTGCAGTGCCCTTGCGTGTCTCCAGAACCCTCTGGTTAAGCACACGTGGCCCGTGGGGAGTCAGGGCCCGCAGGCACCTCCAGCCCGGCGGCAGGGCTGGTGTTGCCGGGGGAGCGCCAGCGGTGGGCGTGGCACCTGCTGGCTCGGCCCTGAGGCCTCACACGGCCGTGTGCACCCTGCCCCCTCAGGCCGCACGACTACTCTGCCGACGGGTTCAATGACTGGGCCTTCATGACAACCCACTCCTGGGACGAGGACCCCTCTGGCGAGTGGGTCCTGGAGATCGAGAACACCAGCGAGGCCAACAACTACGGTAGGGGGGCACACGGGGGCCGGGGTGGGCGGGGAGAGCCGGCGGGGTCTGGGTGCCGGGTCCCAGCGCCACTCACGCCGGCCTCCCCCCTGCCCGGGACAGGGACGCTGACCAAGTTCACCCTCGTGCTGTACGGCACGGCCCCCGAGGGGCTGCCCACAGCTCCCGAGAGCAGCGGCTGCAAGACCCTCACGTCCAGCCAGGCCTGTGTGGGTCAGTACCGGGTGCTGTTGGGGCGtggggccagaggctggggggggAAGAGGGTCCCTGTCCCAAAGCCGTGCTCTGGGCGGAAAGGGGGTCTGAAGCCTGCGGGGTGACGCCgtcctgggccccggggcccctggggaCTGCGGTGGCgggtcggggggtggggtggggcagcatGGCCGACGCCCGTCTCCCCCGCCGGCAGTGTGCGAGGAGGGCTTCTCCCTGCACGAGAAGAGCTGTGTCCAGCGCTGCCCGCCGGGCTCCGCCCCCCAAGTCCGCGACACGCACTACAGCACGGAGAACGACGTGGAGACCATCCGCGCCAGCGTCTGCGCCCCCTGCCACGCCTCGTGCGCCACGTGCCGCGGGCCGGCCCCCACGGACTGCCTCACCTGCCCCGGCCACGCCTTCCTGGACCCCGTGGAGCAGACGTGCTCCCGGCAAGGCCAGGGCAGCCGGGAGTCGCCGAAGCAGCTGCCGCCCCCGAGCCGGCCGCCTCcggaggtggaggtggagccGCGGCCGCGGGCGGGGCTGCTGCCCTCGCACCTGCCCGAGGTGGTGGCCGGGCTCAGCTGCGCCTTCATCGTCCTGGTCTTCGTCACCGTCTTCCTGGTCCTGCAGCTGCGCTCCGGCTTCAGCTTCCGGGGGGTGAAGGTGTACACCATGGACCGCGGCCTCATCTCCTACAAGGGGCTGCCCCCCGAGGCCTGGCAGGAGTGCCCGTCGGACTCTGAGGAGGACGAGAGCCGGGGCGAGAGGACCACCTTCATCAGAGACCAGAGCATCCTCTGACGAGCGCCCGCCGCTGCCCCTTCCAGCCCGTCTCCTCCTCGGGCACTTTTTAACTCaccaaagtatttttttatctcGGGACTGGGTCCGGACCCCAGCtaggaggcaggaggggcagagacggcttcccaccctccccctgggccTCCTGGCTGCCTGAGGGGGGGTGCCCCAGGAccggctggggggcaggggggcctcaCCCCATCCCCCCACACGCCCTCTGCGAGGAGAGGAGGGAAACCTCTGGGCAGCTCTGCGAGGCCATCCAGGCCCCGGCCAGCGGTCCCTGcgggggggaaagagggggagccCCTCTCTCTGCGGGCCCCCGACCGGGTTGCGGCGccagctcctcccctgcccctctaaAGCAATAACGGCCCCCGTGtgggcagcagggaggctggCCGAGGGGCAGGTGACGGCGGAGGCCACCGCCAAGGGCTCGCGCACCCCCGggcagcgcccccacccccgacGCGCCTCAGGCGGGAGCAGGGGCGGGAGGAAGGGACCAAGGCGAGGCAGGTGCTTCCGGGGCGTGTGCGTGTGCGTCCCCCTGCTCACCGCGGCCGGCGGCCCGCTGCGCGAGGCCGGCCCCGCCGAGCCCCCCACGCCGGCCTcctggcccccctcccctcccgctggggcccggggccctgtTTTCTGAGCCCGGGGCTGCCTGGGCTGTCGGCACTCACGGCCTCGGAgcccctgggtgggtggggggcaggacgGTGGCCCGGCCGgcccctcccgcctcccacccGATGCTGCTTTCCCCTGTGGGGATCTCAGGGGCTGTTTGAGGATATATTTTCACTCTGTGATGATTTCACTTTAgatgctgactttttttttttttttgtatttttaatgggGGTAGCAGCTGgaccacccacctccccacacctACTTTCCACCCTGCTGTTCCCCCGGCCGCCCTGGCCCCGCGGTGTGGGGGCCACAGCTCGTTCGTTGCGGGGGAGTGAGGTGTAGCTGAGCCCCGAGCCCCGAGGAGGCTGGCCAGGGGCGCCCTCGGGAAGGGAgatcgcggggggggggggctgggggcggctgTTGTCCCCCTTCCAGATGGGGCTTGTCGTGCCCAGGGCTCACGGGTCGCCAGCCCTCCAAGTGCCAGGGGTGGGCAGGCAGCGGCACCGTGCCCTCCATCACTGTGCCCCGGCGGAGAGAGCACGGGCCCGGCCTGCCCCTCCGAGTTCCGCTCTCCTGACGTGCCTTTCGCACCCCTCCCAGTAGGACAATCAGCCCCCTTCTGTTTGGGAGCCCTCTCCTTCCCgtcccccggcccctcccggcaCCCAGCCACCTGCCCCGGGGGGGTGCCCCGTCCCGCCCCCTTGTGGCCAGCCCGGCTGGTTTTGTAAGATACTGGGTTGGCGCacagcagtttcttttccttgtaATTTAAACAGGCCCGGCATTGTTGGTTCTATTTAATGGACACGAGATAACGTTAGAGGTTTTAAAGTGATTAAACGTGCAGACTATGCAAACCAGACCTGGTCTCCAGTGTGGTGGCGCCATTCTTCCCAGGTCCTTGGGGCGGCATCCtgtgggcgggggggcggggggtgggggcatcgCACGGCCGGGGGGCGAGATGCCCGGTGTGACGTCTGCATGCCCCGAGAGGGGCCCGAGCCAGGACTGCGAAGTCTGTCCACTGAGGGCTCCCTTTCAGGGGTGTCCGGCCCGCAGCCCGAAggccgcatgcggcccaggatggctgtgaacgcgacccaacacaaaatcgtgaatttacttaaaacatttttttttgctcatcggtttccattagtgtgtgtgtatgtcacgtgtggcccagagacaccaaaaggttgacacccctgctgtagggAGCAGATGGGGACGAGCCCCCGGGGGCGGGACAAGCGAGCAGCTGCACCCCCACAGGCCTGGCCTCCAGCAGGGCGGACGGTCACAGCCTGTGTCCCTGTCGCACAGGGTCTCCCTGGGCCGAAGGAAGGGTCTGGTCCCAGGGTGTGGGGCTGAGGCCCGCGGTGGGGCCAGGCAGGCCGGGGTGCTCttgctggggggggcgggggggagcccGAGCCCCAGCTGGGCAGCTGTCTCTCCGCTCCCCAAGCCCGCCCCTCAGGTCTCCCTGGGACAGAAGCCCCTGCCTGGGGTAGGCAGGGGTGGTTGGCCCGCCAGGACCGGGCCTCTGCCAGGTAGATGTACTGGGAAATTTTATTTCAAGGGAGCCCAGCACGGGAGGGCTCCTTGGGGAGCCTGGCCCGGGGTGCGGAGGATCTGGGCTGCGCTCACTTTCACTCCTCTGGGGCCACTGGGCGGCTGCTAGCGCTACCCGCCGGCCTGCCTGCCGCGGGACCCCCAGGGTCCGAGGCCCGGCGCCGGCTGCAGCCTCCCCCTGCGCTTCCCCCTCCACAAGGGGACCCGGGGCCGCTCccgtccccaccccaggccctggggagccctggcccAGGCTGCCCTCTGCAGGGCCATTCttcccggcccctcctcccttccGTTTCCGTGGTTgtgtggctggggctgggcaggggggggCCGGCAGGCAGGGGGGCTACAGCCCGCCCCTTCCCCTCGGCGGCCCGCCCCAGGGCCTGAGCTAACTGAAACCGCGGGAGGAGGAAGCACCGAATCAGGAACTGGCCACTCGGCTGGGCCTAAGTCGGTCCCCCGCGGGCCCCCGGAGCAGCTGCCGGAGCGGTGAGTCCGAATGCCTGCCCAGGACCCGGGAGGCAGCCGGCAGCGGGTGGTGGCcggagagcaggggctggggcccgACAGGTTCACAGTGGACACAGGACCGgccggggcaggcaggggtggccGCAGGAGCGGGGCCCAGGCTGGCACACCCCTGGGACAGGAGGCGACTCTGGGTGGTTCTGTTCCAGGACTGGGAGGGGACCCCTGGCGCCAGGCCGTAGCCTGAGACACAGGAAACAGAGTCAGTCCCAGGCGAGGTGGGGTTTTGCACCTGTGGCCGCATCTCTGCCGGacgggcccccagcccccacccgccTGCAGTTTCTCTGGGTCCTCAGCCCTCAGCCTCCCGGCCTTAGGCCTCcgtctgcagcagcagcagcagccgctgCTGCCGCCTCCCCCACCTGTGGCCCCTTCTCACTCCGTCCGTCCGCAGGACAACACCATGGGCTTCTCTTCGGAGCTGTGCAGCCCCCAGGGCCACGGGGCGGTGCAGCAAATGCAAGAGGCCGAGCTCCGGCTGCTGGAGGGCATGAGGAAGTGGATGGCCCAGCGGGTCAAGAGTGACCGGGAGTACGCGGGGCTGCTGCACCACATGTCCCTGCAGGACTGCGGGGCCCAGAGCCGGGGCGTCCTCAACAGCCCCATCAGCCAGGTGGGGTTCAGTGGGGCCTGAGGCCTCCTCGCCCCCTTCCCACCTTCACCCCAAGGATTCCTAGAGGTTCCAGGGATATTGCCTGCCCCTTCCTTTCCCGAACACCCCCCGGGGAGGGTTAGCGAGTGGGCAGGCCGGGCCCCGGAGCCCCCTTGCCCCGTCTCACCCGTCCCGTGCTGCAGTCCTGGGCAGAGATCACCAGCCAGACGGAGGGCCTGAGCCGGTTGCTGAGGCAGCACGCAGAAGATCTGAACTCCGGGCCCCTCAGCAAGCTCAGCCTGCTTATTGGGGTGCGGCAGCAGCTGCGCAAGACCTACGGCGAGCagtggcagcagctgcagcaggagctcACCAAGGTGGGTGGGCGTCCGGGGGCTTCACCTGGCCCCCCTCTGCCTGCGTTTTGAGCTGAAAGGGCTGGTTTGGTACAAGCGCCCCTGGATTCACAGGAAAGTGGAAGTCCCGACCGCAGGCCTGTTCCCGGAAACTTGCCTTCGCACCTTCTCGGGCTGGCGCACAGCAGGGCCTCCCCGTGCATTTTCTGTCACCCTACTGTGTGCCCGGGCATCAGGATGAGTGGTCCAGCCGCAGCCTGGGGACCACAGATCTGTGACTCACTGCCCGCAGGGCACCCGCTGGCTCTGGGAGCTGAGGGACCGAGGAATGAGGGCCAGTCTGTCTGCCCTTGGCCT
This window encodes:
- the FURIN gene encoding furin; its protein translation is MELRPWLLWVVAAAGLSVLLVAGAHGQEVFTNTWAVHISGGPAVADRLARKHGFLNQGQIFGDYYHFWHRAVTKRSLSPHHLRHSRLQREPQVRWLQQQVAKRRTKRDVYQEPTDPKFPQQWYLSGAAQRDLNVKEAWAQGYTGRGIVVSILDDGIEKNHPDLAGNYDPGASFDVNDQDPDPQPRYTQMNDNRHGTRCAGEVAAVANNGVCGVGVAYNARIGGVRMLDGEVTDAVEARSLGLNPNHIHIYSASWGPEDDGKTVDGPARLAEEAFFRGVSQGRGGLGSIFVWASGNGGREHDSCNCDGYTNSIYTLSISSATQLGNVPWYSEACSSTLATTYSSGNQNEKQIVTTDLRQKCTESHTGTSASAPLAAGIIALTLEANKNLTWRDMQHLVVQTSKPAHLNANDWSTNGVGRKVSHSYGYGLLDAGAMVALAQNWTTVPPQRKCIIDILTEPRDIGKRLEVRRTVTACLGEAGHITRLEHVQARLTLSYNRRGDLAIHLVSPMGTRSTLLAARPHDYSADGFNDWAFMTTHSWDEDPSGEWVLEIENTSEANNYGTLTKFTLVLYGTAPEGLPTAPESSGCKTLTSSQACVVCEEGFSLHEKSCVQRCPPGSAPQVRDTHYSTENDVETIRASVCAPCHASCATCRGPAPTDCLTCPGHAFLDPVEQTCSRQGQGSRESPKQLPPPSRPPPEVEVEPRPRAGLLPSHLPEVVAGLSCAFIVLVFVTVFLVLQLRSGFSFRGVKVYTMDRGLISYKGLPPEAWQECPSDSEEDESRGERTTFIRDQSIL